A single window of Myxococcales bacterium DNA harbors:
- a CDS encoding ribonuclease HI, whose product MANYREILTPEEVLERHFGGPKTGVFTDGSCDPNPGRGGWGFVWVSNDEIVNSGKGFEPQTTNNRMELQALIEAFKVLPEDADVDIYSDSQLCVNTITQWAAGWEKRGWKRKSGPIKNLELVQELYALANRHPNCRLNWIKAHDGSRWNEYVDALASAYQRG is encoded by the coding sequence ATGGCAAACTACCGCGAAATCTTAACCCCAGAAGAAGTACTGGAGCGCCACTTCGGCGGACCCAAGACAGGGGTGTTCACCGACGGCTCATGCGATCCAAATCCCGGGCGCGGCGGCTGGGGCTTCGTCTGGGTGTCGAACGATGAGATCGTAAATTCGGGCAAGGGCTTCGAACCCCAGACCACGAACAACCGCATGGAACTACAGGCGTTGATCGAGGCCTTCAAGGTGCTCCCCGAAGACGCCGACGTCGATATCTATTCAGACAGCCAACTCTGCGTCAACACCATCACCCAATGGGCTGCGGGTTGGGAAAAGCGCGGATGGAAGCGCAAGAGCGGACCGATCAAGAATCTCGAACTCGTACAAGAACTCTACGCACTCGCCAATAGACACCCGAACTGCAGACTCAATTGGATCAAGGCACACGACGGCTCGCGCTGGAACGAATACGTCGACGCATTGGCGTCCGCTTATCAGCGGGGGTGA